The Nicotiana tabacum cultivar K326 chromosome 1, ASM71507v2, whole genome shotgun sequence genome segment cttcctgatgagtacgagcaccttgaaactactctactccatggaaatgacgaaatttctctcagagaagtttgttcggctttgtacagctatgaacaaagaaaaggagaaaaatagaagggcggagaaggagaagcactggttgtgaggggtcgtcctcaaaatcaaatgagGACAAGGAAGgaaagatccaagtcaagatctaaaTCCAGCAAAGAgaaatgtgccttttgtcgagaaaaggggtactggaagaaagactgttcgaagttgaagaataaggacaaacataacaatggaaaagCCATTATGGATTcgaatgtagctgattgtgatgattcagacttctcattagctacaacagagtcatcaacattatcagacatatggttgatggactcggcttgtagctatcatatatgtcccaacagggactggttcgtggattttcaagaaggagaatatggagtcatctaCACAGCGGACAAGAGCCCTCTTAACTCATATaaaattggttcaatacgattaaggaaccatgatggaatgatcagaacattaacagaaatttgatatgtaccggatttgaagaagaatctcatctttgtgggagccctagaatcaaaagggttcaaaatcattgcagaaaatggagtgatgagaatatgttctggtgcactagtggtaatgaaggccaatcggaaaattaataacatgtaccgttatcggggtagtacagttattgggacagcgacagtgacatccagtgacgaaaaagaggcagaagcaaccaggctatggcacatgcgcttgggacatgctggaggaaaatccttgaaaactctatcagatcaaggattgttaaaggTAGTAAAGGTTTGCAagttggagttttgcgagcattgtgtcaaagggaaacagacaagggttaaatttggtacaacgaaCCATactactaaaggcattttggattatgtacactctgatgtttggggtcttTCCAAAataccttcattgggtgggaagcactattttgtaacctttgttgataatttttccgaagagtgtgggtgtatacaatgaagagcaaagatgaagtgttgggaatttttctcaaatggaagacgatggtggagaatcaaacaggcagaaggatcaagtgtattcgcacagacaatggaggtgaatacaaaaatgatcatttcaataaggtttgtaaaaatgatggcatcgtccgacacttcactatcagacatacaccacaacagaatggagtggcagaacgtatgaacgggaccttgctggagaaggtacggtgtatgttgtccaatgctggcttgggcaaagaatttagggctgaggcaattacatatgcatgccacctcattaatcgcttaccatctgctgctattgatggcaagacaccatttgaaaaatggtatggaaagcctgctgtagattatgactctttgcacgtgtttggctcaactgcatattatcatgtgacagagtcaaaattggatccaagggcaaagaaggctatttttatgggaattacttctggggtcaaaggatatcgcttatggtgtcctatgacaaagaaagtaaaattcagcagggatgttacctttgatgaatctgctatggtagaTAAGGTAATAAAAGATGCCAAACAAAAtgagggtgcttctaagcaggtggagtttgagggaaaatttatttttcctacacaagatgCATAGGAGGAAACAATTGAAGATTATCCTCtcgaagaagagccagtagagagggagattccaactcaggaacctcaacaacaacttgaatcaatagcaaccagcagggcaaaaaggacaataacaaaaccTGTTCGTCTTATAGAGTTGGTTGCTTGTGccacctcaattgtagctgatgatgttcctaccacttataaagacgcagtccaaagttcagaagaaaatAAGTGGAGGAttcatgaatgatgaaatacagtcccttcatcagaatcatacatggagattggccaatctcccgaagggaaagaaagcaattgggtgcaaatgggtatttgcaaagaaagaaggatttcctaaccaagaaacAGTTCTTTACAAAGCAAGATCGGTgaccaaaggatatgctcaaaagaaGGGAATTggttacaatgaagtattttctccagttatAAAACATTTCTCCATTAGAATTATgctggctttggtagcacagttagATGTGGAACTAgttcaaatggatgtaaaaactgcgtttttacatggaaacttggaggaggaaatctacataactcagccagaaggattcaaagttgctggaaaggaaaatatggtgtgcaaacttgaaaaatcgttatacggattgaaacagtcttctagacaatggtacaaatgatttgacaagtttatattgcggcaagggtacaagagaagcaaatacgatcattgtgtgtatttgcgcaagcttaaagatggttcctttatatatcttctcctatatgttgatgatatgttgatagcttccaagaattcggaagaaattgataagttgaagattcaactgaagaaggagttcgagatgaaggatctgggtgaggcaaagaaaattcttggcatggagataataagagatagacgttcaaagaaactctgtttatcttagaaagaatatttgaaaagagtactacaacgttttggcatagatgaaaagactaagccagttagtactccacttgctccccattttaagctaagtactactatgtcacCAAaatatgaagctgaacgagagtatatgtcaaaggtaccatacgcaaatgctgttggtagcttgatgtatgcaatgatctgtacgagacctgacatttcacaagttgttggagttattgacagatatatgcataatccaggaaaggaacattgacaagctgtgaagtggattctacaatatattcataatactgtatatgttgggttagtttttgagcaggaaaaTACTCAATCTGTAGTTAGATATTGTGACttagattttgcgggtgatctagacaaacgaagatcaactactggttatgtgtttacttttgcaagggcaccagttagttggaagtctactttgcagtcaacagttgttTTGTCTACAACAAAGGcggagtacatggctattacagaggctgtgaaggaggcaatttggcttcagagattgctaaaagagcttggtattggacaaaaaagtatcacaattttttgtgatagtcaaagtgctattcaattagcgaagaaccaagtttatcatgcaaggacgaaacacattgatgttcggtatcatttcgtacgagaaatcatagaagaaggtggagtcacggtgaagaacattcatactacagagaatcctgctaatatgctgacaaaagtggtgactgcggtcaagtttcaacattgtttggatttgatcaacattgttgaacactgaagattgaagatgaatatacaaccaaaatttgttattgagagaaaattgaagatgtggaattttgccaggGTGGAGATTTATTGAGTGGTAGAACTTCCACATCGGTGAAGTACCAATTTTGGTTGGTACTTCACTCTATAAAAGAAGGCCaattttttatgatttaaatacacctctcatttgccttcttatcttcttaagacatttgtatcttatctctttagtattatttcacttgtatttttggagtggaataaaatattggttgtgtccgaggaagtaggcaaaattggccgaacctcgtaaattctggtgttccgtttattcttgctttattgtcttatttattatttggtggctctcataatttttggtatagtagttgtgactcattcacactatatacatttggcttcctcAACAGAAACAATCACACTATGTATTAATGCACAGCTTTTACCAGAGATTTTCCTCTAATATGGATTTTCAGTGACTCTTATCTTTATCATTAGTACTAAGTGGTGTATTAGCAGAACAAATTAAGAAGTGAACTTCTCTGAGACTAATTACCTGTTTCTGAAGGAGATCAATAACTGCATCACTGAAATCAGCACCTTCAATGATAGCACCCCCGAGGTCACTACGAGTCAGAACAGATCTAACAAGAACAGCATTAGTGAGATTAGCTTCATTGAGAACCtgcaaaagaaagaacaaaattaTCTTAACATTCTGAAATTGAAGTCACTTTGCTAAAATCTATAGCCAGTGTAGTTGTCATTAGTTAAGTTTTTGACTTGGATTTAATTCATAGGCTACAATGTGCATACCATCCGATCCATCAATGTGTCACTCAAATCTGCCCCTGTAGATAACAAAGCAAACGGGAattagctatatatatatatatatatatctacagtCTAAACCAGAGTTTTAACTTTGAATCAAAAACTGAATTAGCAATATATTCGGTAAATGTCTTCTACCATGGAGAAAGTTAACTTTGTATATATTGTATCCCTACATCTTTTTACTATTCCACAGAGTTTAGCAAAGTTTATGTTTTCTTAGTACAAGGAGTACCATGGGAGCAGGGGCAGAGCTAGAAGCCTGAATGCGGGTTCGGCTGAACTCAATAATTTTTGCTTAAATAGTGTATTTGTATAAAAaacaattcattaaatatgtataaatattaaatttagaacctAGTTAGTAACTCTAATAATCGCCGTTCTAAAATCCAGAATCCATAAAAATCCAGAATccataaaattgaaattctggctccgcctctgCACGGGAGACTATGTTCAAGTTGGCTTGTAAATAATGCTGTGAACTCCTTTGGACTAGACATTCAAGATTAACAAGAAAATCGTAAGGAAAAGAGGTAACCTTTATTCAGTTGTTTGGGACAAAATTTTCTCTTTATTAATTTTGTTAACTCAACAGCAACAAATAAGCCTCAGCCAAGTTGTGGCCACTattactttctttatttttccttaatttcttaACTTACTTTTTTGCAAGAGGATTTTTTGCTTATATTTCCGACATATAATTCATACATGTTGCTTCACAATATAGATTTTAAACTTGAATTTATTCCTTTCTAACTTTCCTAATATTCTTTATTATATGAGAAACGTaacaaagtttttttttttttttttttgggaggaGGAATTGGCGCTATATAAGTAATTTTCAATACATTTATTTTACTTTCGGATTAAACAAGTGTCAATTTGATTCTAACATACATTGTTTTTCAATTGCCATTTATTATCAAAATCTGAATATTACAAATAACGTACTTTAATAGATTTCGAATAATGTGCAATATGCACAAATAGTTCAAAAGTTAAATCCTAATCCAAAAAGGAAAAGTTCCTAATTTAAAACAGAAGGGTTTCTCCTTCTTATAAATCGTACCTCAAAAGAAACTCGGGCGGGAGTAAGATAAATTTGGGTAAATACTTACACCTGGTGCTGGTAAGTTTTTAGCATATATTATTTCACTGTTTCTGTTGTATATAATGATTTTATGAATTAATGACAAGTTTTTATCTTGATATTTCTGGTTGAAATTGGGATTGTTTAATTAAGATTTGCTTCAAGTTTCAGATATAAAATTCTGATTTTGGGCTGGCTACTGTAACTTTTTAGTTCATTTACAGTTTTTCTGTGTTTTTCTAGGGTTCCCGTTTCTTGATCGACTGTTCTCCCTTGGATTAAACTAAAGTTTTGATCTTTCTGCTTTTTCTTGTTATAGGAATAACTTTTGCATCAACTCTGAATTGGGTTTTCAAATGAGCGGTTGAGAAGGGAGAATTTAAAAGTAGTAGTACAAAATCCTTATGCTAAAATTTCCCATCTTGTTCAATGCCCATGTTTAAGCGACCAAAGGTATTCGCAATACGTAGTTTTCCAGAAGGTTTTACGCGATTTGCTAAACATGTTATAGAGAAAACTGAGGAAGATATTGATAATGAAGTAGAAATTGAATCTATAGGGTCTCACGAGCCGGATGCTGAGGTTCGGGGAAAGTTAGTGTTTGGTGAAAAGAATGTCATATCCTCCGGAGTTCAAGCTATGAATGTTGAGCCAATTGTTATTTCTGAACAAAAGGCAGATGCAGAATTAGGTATTCATATGCCAGAGGATCTGAAGGATGGTAAAAAAATTGCTCGAACCGAACCTATTGAGTGTGGAAGCACTGAGCATGTAGACTTGATTAAGGTTGTGGATACACATAAGCAGAATGCTCGGGTGGACAATGGAGCTTATCTTCACCTGGTCGACAAGTTGAAATCGGGAGAATGTGATATGACCAAGCTAAAGAGGTGTAAGGTTTACGCAGTTCGTGATTTTCCAAAGGATTTTAAGAATTATGAGGACGTTGACCAGAAATCCCAAGAGGATTATGTGCAGGAATCTGGTGATATCCATGTTGATCATAAATATAAAGAGGATCATGTTAAGGAAACAAATGATGACTCTAATAAacatttgaaggttgattttggATGTCAAGGAGATTTAGTGGATCCTGTTGTCGATGCAATATCATGTGTAGAAGAATATGAGGAACAGGAGCCTGAGGTGACAATTGATTTAGAGGAAGTAATACAATCGGATGTAGATTTGGAGTTGCATGAGGCTTTCGAGGATGAAGAAACCATCGCCCAGTTTGAATGCAGGGAGCATGATAATAACAGTTGTGGGTTTCCAAAAAGACGTAAAATGTATGCAACTCGTGATTTTCCAGATGCATTTAAGATCTTTAAATCGCATAAGGAGGCATCGGGCAAAAATCAGGATCACCGAGCAGCTGACAAATTGGCAGGGAATATTGAAGCAACCTGTGATTCCCAAGATGATGTAGAACGCATGAATAATAATGTTATGCCGGATTCAAGGGCTACACTAAGATGTCCCAGCATGACAAGCAAATCCTACCAATCAGATATTAAATCTCATCAAAACAAAGGCAAAAGCAAAGGCAAAGGCGTAGCTCCAAAGCGAAAACAGAGTGAAAAATCAGCGCCAATAACTGTCATTCTGGCATTGACAGCTCCTACAAAATGTCAATGTAGACCTGGGCAAACTTATTCTAGAACAAAAGCTACAGCAAAGAATGCGTAATCTTGGCTCAGTTTTCTGATGGAATGGAAGTGGCATGCTAAAAGCAGCCAAAGGTAATTCATTAGCATCTTCTTGTGACGCTATTTAAAAAGAATATAACTTTTTCCATCAATAAATAACACTTGCTAGTTCATTTAGTTCTATCTTGTATATTAGGAtgtttttgctatggaaaaaGTACCTGAGAAGTTCGCTTTATAGGCAACTGCTTTCTCAAGATATGCACCATTGAATGTTGAACCACTGAAATCTGATTCCCTCATATCAGCAGATGTGAAATTGGCTCTTCTGTATCAGCAAGTCCAATTGAAAATGAATACTAGTCTGCACTAAGAAAACTTCTTGTTCTATAGTTCTTGTTGAATGACTTTACAATTACAGTTTCTGTTTTCAAATTGCAAGCTTAAGTACT includes the following:
- the LOC107801998 gene encoding uncharacterized protein LOC107801998, which encodes MPMFKRPKVFAIRSFPEGFTRFAKHVIEKTEEDIDNEVEIESIGSHEPDAEVRGKLVFGEKNVISSGVQAMNVEPIVISEQKADAELGIHMPEDLKDGKKIARTEPIECGSTEHVDLIKVVDTHKQNARVDNGAYLHLVDKLKSGECDMTKLKRCKVYAVRDFPKDFKNYEDVDQKSQEDYVQESGDIHVDHKYKEDHVKETNDDSNKHLKVDFGCQGDLVDPVVDAISCVEEYEEQEPEVTIDLEEVIQSDVDLELHEAFEDEETIAQFECREHDNNSCGFPKRRKMYATRDFPDAFKIFKSHKEASGKNQDHRAADKLAGNIEATCDSQDDVERMNNNVMPDSRATLRCPSMTSKSYQSDIKSHQNKGKSKGKGVAPKRKQSEKSAPITVILALTAPTKCQCRPGQTYSRTKATAKNA